A window of Hirundo rustica isolate bHirRus1 chromosome 27, bHirRus1.pri.v3, whole genome shotgun sequence contains these coding sequences:
- the LOC120763778 gene encoding gametocyte-specific factor 1-like yields the protein MEFEEDVDEFDPERLIQCPLVKHHWIRARRFPYHLVKCKESNPEIAKKLATCPFNARHLVPKADLGDHIMKCSDKAFMEQDVVSQSCEPPQEHLSNGSTWQAPPCHEDWETELLEGSDSPFVWGVINSALNSTISDQNNSLPPRMRSPETLPYTMPAGLIRTISPSPWNLVLLQK from the exons ATGAGTTTGATCCAGAGAGGTTAATCCAGTGCCCGTTGGTGAAACACCATTGGATCAGAGCACGGCGGTTTCCCTATCACCTGGTGAAGTGTAAGGAG AGCAACCCTGAAATTGCAAAGAAATTGGCCACATGCCCCTTCAACGCTCGTCACCTGGTTCCAAAGGCCGACCTCGGCGACCACATCATGAAGTGCAGTGACAAAGCCTTCATGGAGCAAGATGTGG TGAGCCAGTCCTGTGAGCCCCCACAGGAGCACCTGAGTAATGGGAGCACGTGGCAGGCACCTCCATGTCATGAAGACTGGGAAACAG AGTTGCTGGAGGGATCTGATTCTCCTTTCGTGTGGGGTGTGATCAACTCTGCCCTAAACAG CACCATCAGTGACCAGAACAACTCCTTGCCCCCACGGATGCGGTCCCCTGAGACCCTCCCGTACACCATGCCTGCAGGACT AATTCGGACAATTAGTCCCTCCCCCTGGAACTTGGTTTTGCTCCAGAAGTAA